In Zalophus californianus isolate mZalCal1 chromosome 17, mZalCal1.pri.v2, whole genome shotgun sequence, one DNA window encodes the following:
- the ATXN1L gene encoding ataxin-1-like, whose protein sequence is MKPVHERSQECLPPKKRDLPVTSEDMGRTTSCSTNHTPSSDASEWSRGVVVAGQSQAGARVSLGGDGAEAITGLTVDQYGMLYKVAVPPATFSPTGLPSVVNMSPLPPTFNVASSLIQHPGIHYPPIHYAQLPSTSLQFIGSPYSLPYAVPPNFLPSPLLSPSANLTTSHLPHFVPYASLLAEGATPPPQASSPAHSFNKAPSATSPPGQLPHSSTQPLDLAPGRMPIYYQMSRLPAGYTLHETPPAGASPILTPQEGQSALEAAAANGQRQRERNLVRRESEALDSPNSKSEGQGLVPVVECVVDGQLFSGSQTARVEVAVPAHRGTPDTDLEVQRVVGALASQDYRVVTAQRKDEPSPLNLSHHTPDHQGEGRGSARNPAEMAEKNQARGFYPQSHQELVKHRPLPKAMVVANGNLVPTGTDPGLLSMGSEILVASSLDMQARATFPDKEPTPPPITSSHLPSHFMKGAIIQLATGELKRVEDLQTQDFVRSAEVSGGLKIDSSTVVDIQESQWPGFVMLHFVVGEQQSKVSIEVPPEHPFFVYGQGWSSCSPGRTAQLFSLPCHRLQVGDVCISISLQSLNSNSVSQASCAPPGQLGPPRERPERTVLGPREQCDSEGKSQPSGEGSQMVEASQPEPGAQACWPAPSFQRYSMQGEEARAALLRPSFIPQEVKLSIEGRSNAGK, encoded by the coding sequence ATGAAACCTGTTCATGAGAGGAGTCAGGAATGCCTTCCACCAAAGAAACGAGACCTCCCCGTGACCAGCGAGGATATGGGGAGAACTACCAGCTGCTCAACTAACCACACACCCTCCAGTGATGCCTCTGAATGGTCCCGGGGGGTTGTGGTGGCTGGGCAGAGCCAGGCAGGAGCCAGAGTCAGCCTGGGGGGTGATGGAGCTGAGGCCATCACTGGTCTGACGGTGGACCAGTATGGTATGCTGTATAAGGTGGCTGTGCCACCTGCTACCTTCTCCCCAACTGGCCTCCCATCTGTGGTGAACATGAGCCCCTTGCCCCCCACATTTAATGTAGCGTCTTCACTGATTCAACATCCAGGAATCCACTATCCCCCAATCCACTATGCTCAACTCCCGTCCACCTCTCTGCAGTTTATCGGGTCTCCTTATAGCCTGCCCTATGCTGTGCCACCTAATTTCCTACCAAgtcccctcctttctccttctgccaaCCTCACCACCTCTCACCTTCCACACTTTGTGCCATATGCCTCACTCCTGGCAGAAGGAGccacgccccctccccaggcttcaTCCCCAGCCCACTCATTCAACAAAGCCCCTTCTGCCACCTCCCCACCTGGGCAGTTGCCACACTCGAGTACTCAGCCACTGGACCTTGCTCCAGGTCGGATGCCCATTTATTATCAGATGTCCAGGCTACCTGCTGGGTACACTCTGCATGAAACCCCTCCAGCAGGTGCCAGCCCAATTCTTACCCCTCAGGAGGGCCAGTCTGCTCTGGAAGCAGCCGCTGCCAACggacagagacagcgagaacgAAATTTAGTAAGACGGGAAAGCGAAGCCCTCGACTCCCCCAACAGCAAGAGTGAAGGCCAGGGACTGGTGCCAGTGGTAGAATGTGTGGTGGATGGACAGTTGTTTTCAGGTTCTCAGACTGCACGGGTAGAGGTGGCAGTGCCGGCACACCGAGGGACCCCAGACACCGACCTTGAGGTCCAGCGGGTGGTTGGCGCTTTAGCTTCTCAGGACTATCGTGTGGTGACAGCTCAGAGGAAGGATGAGCCCAGCCCCCTCAACCTGTCGCATCATACCCCTGACCATCAGGGTGAGGGGCGAGGGTCAGCCAGGAACCCAGCAGAGATGGCCGAGAAAAATCAGGCCCGAGGGTTCTACCCTCAATCCCATCAGGAACTGGTGAAACATAGACCTTTACCCAAAGCAATGGTTGTAGCTAATGGCAACCTGGTGCCCACTGGAACTGACCCAGGTCTGCTGTCCATGGGCTCGGAGATCCTGGTGGCATCAAGTTTGGACATGCAGGCCAGAGCCACCTTCCCAGATAAGGAGCCAACGCCACCCCCCATTACCTCCTCCCACTTGCCCTCCCATTTCATGAAAGGCGCCATCATCCAGCTGGCTACAGGGGAGCTGAAGCGGGTGGAGGACCTCCAGACCCAGGACTTTGTGCGCAGTGCCGAAGTGAGCGGGGGCCTGAAGATTGACTCTAGCACGGTCGTGGACATTCAGGAGAGCCAGTGGCCTGGATTTGTCATGCTGCATTTTGTGGTTGGTGAGCAGCAGAGCAAAGTGAGCATCGAGGTGCCCCCCGAGCACCCCTTCTTTGTGTATGGCCAGGGCTGGTCCTCCTGCAGCCCTGGGCGGACTGCACAGCTCTTCTCTTTGCCCTGCCATCGGCTGCAGGTGGGAGATGTCTGCATCTCTATCAGTTTACAGAGCTTGAACAGTAACTCAGTTTCTCAGGCTAGCTGTGCTCCCCCAGGCCAGCTGGGTCCCCCCCGAGAAAGGCCTGAGAGGACAGTCTTGGGACCCCGAGAGCAATGTGACAGTGAGGGGAAGAGCCAGCCATCAGGTGAGGGCTCCCAAATGGTAGAGGCCTCGCAGCCGGAGCCTGGTGCTCAGGCCTGCTGGCCAGCCCCAAGCTTCCAAAGATACAGCATGCAAGGGGAGGAGGCACGGGCTGCACTGCTCCGTCCCTCTTTCATTCCGCAGGAGGTAAAACTGTCCATCGAAGGGCGTTCCAATGCAGGAAAATGA